One genomic region from Vitis riparia cultivar Riparia Gloire de Montpellier isolate 1030 chromosome 17, EGFV_Vit.rip_1.0, whole genome shotgun sequence encodes:
- the LOC117904024 gene encoding uncharacterized protein LOC117904024, whose product MSAVALHLSFTLLHPHSTKPNYPIFRSRSPSTKITLGLVVSSHSSISGNGQGAFDPELRPVLELATDSELFELERILLAPVEVKFLCFPYILSNQMVVQLS is encoded by the exons ATGTCAGCAGTGGCTCTCCACCTCTCCTTCACCCTCCTCCATCCACATTCCACAAAACCCAATTATCCG ATTTTCAGGTCTCGTTCTCCTTCAACCAAAATCACTCTGGGCCTTGTGGTTTCCTCTCATTCTTCAATTTCAGGAAATGGACAAG GCGCTTTTGATCCCGAGCTTAGGCCAGTGCTTGAACTGGCAACTGACTCTGAGTTGTTTGAACTTGAGAGGATCCTTTTGGCCCCAg TTGAAGTTAAATTTCTCTGCTTTCCATACATTCTCAGCAATCAAATGGTGGTGCAACTGTCTTGA